In Methanofollis aquaemaris, the genomic window GGTATGCCCCGATCCTCGATGGCTACGACCTCGCCGCCGTCGAGACCGACGGGTTCTTCCCCGCGCACGAGGGGGAGGTCGTCGCCGGGACCCCTGAGGGCCAGGCGGTGATCATCAGAAAGGACATCGGCGACGGTGAGATCCTGGTCACCAGCACCCACGAATATCCGTCTGCAAAATTTATGGGCACTTTCTGCACCGCGGAAAGAGAAACCTTATTCTAGAAGAACGTAATGGAGTGTACTGGTGGGACCATGGACCAGTATATCATCTCTGCCTCGTCCACGTCCGACGACCTCCTGCCGATGGTGATGGCGCTCCACCATCTCCTCGGCGGGCTCCCGGTCACGGCGCGTTCCAGAGACGTTCCGGGCCTGCGGGTCGAGGATAAGAAAGTGCTCGACGACCGGTATACCGGTCCGGTGCTCGAAGCCGCGATCCAGGGGAACGAACTGAAGAAAACTGTTCCTCGGTCCGGCCCGTACCGGGGGGTGCCGGTCGTCGTCGCCCCGGTGCGGGACGGCACCGGCACGGCGATCGGCGCCATCGGCGTCGTCGATATCACCGGCATCTTCGACCTTGCCACGCTCATGGAGCATCAGTCTGCGATCCTGCAGCAGGTCTGTGGAAAAGATCCCTGTCCACTCCCGACAGAATCTGTCGCTGCGAAAAGGTAATGGCCATGAATGAACTAACCAGAAAAGTTCTTACGACACTTGAGGCCGCCGAGGGTCCGGTCACGCCCGAGGCGCTCGGCAAGGAACTCGGGATCCCCATCTCCTCGGTCACCAGACAAATCAAAGACCTGAGAGAGGCGGGGTACGATATAGAGTCATCCATCGATTCAGGATATCACCTGGTCAGGGTCGGCGACGCCCTCACCCCGGAGGCGATCAAAAAGGTGCTCAAGACCACGGTCATCGGCAAAGAGATCGTCTATTATGAGAGCACCACCTCCACGAACTGGGCGGCGAAGAAACTCTGCGCCGAGCAGGACGCGGCCTCCCTCCACGGGACGATGGTCATCGCCGGGGAACAGACCGGCGGGTTCGGTCGGCTCGGCCGCGCCTGGGCTTCGCCGAAGGGCGGGATCTGGGCGAGCGTGATCCTCACGCCGGCCCTCCCCATCGACTCCCTCCCGATGATCATGATGGCCGCCTCGGTCGCGGTGGCACGGGCGATCCGGAGAAAATATGATCTCGGGGCCCTGATCAAATGGCCCAACGACGTATATATCGGGGACAAGAAAGTCGCCGGCCTCATCCTCGAGCTCTCCAGCGAGGGCGATGAGGTGCACTACTGTCTCCTGGGCCTGGGCATCGACGCCAACGTGGACCTCGACGAACTCTCGCCCGAACTGCAGCGGATGGTCACCTCGATCTCGGCCGAACTCGGGCACGAGGTCGACCGCGCCTCGCTCCTCGCCGTGATCATGCGCGAGTTCGAGAGCAGGTACCGGATCCTCGAGAGCGGCGAGTTCGATCCGATCATCAGGGAGTGGAAGAGTCTCTCGCTGACCCTTGATACGCGGGTCTCGATCCGGACGATGCGAAAGACCTTCGAGGGGGTCGCCATCGATATCGATCAGCATGGCGCTCTGATCATCAGGCGCGACAACGGACGGGTCGAGAAGGTCGTGGCCGGCGACATCGCACATCTCTAGAGGTCCACAGATGTACGGAGACGAACGTCGTTCCAGGATTATCGCAGAGTCCGCCGGGTTCATCGCCCTCATCGCGGCGGGTTCGTGGATCTCTTTCCCCTTCTTTCCGGTCCCCATCACGCTCCAGACCTTCTTCGTCCTCCTCTCAGGGGCGGTGATGAAGCGCTGGGCGGTGGTGCCGGCGACGCTGTACCTCGTCCTCGGGGTGCTCGGCCTCCCGATCTTCCACAACGGGACCGCGGGCCTGGGTGTTCTCCTCGGCCCGACCGGGGGATATATCCTCGGCTTCATCGGGGCGGCGCTGGTCGCGGGCCTCGCCTACGAGCATGCCTCCGAGAAGGTGCGGGTCGCGGGTCTGGCCCTGGCCACCGGGGTCATCTATCTCTTCGGCATCCCATGGCTCGCCCTCTCGACCGGCATGAGTGCCTGGGCGGCGGTCGTCGGCGGCATGCTCCTCTTCCTCCCCGGCGACGCGGTGAAGGCGGCGGCCGCTTACCTGGTGGCCAGACGGTTGGCATGATCACGATCACCGGTCTCAGGCATCAGATCCTCTCCATCCCCTTCCTCACTCTGGAGGAAGGATATACGGCGGTCATCGGCCAAAACGGCAGCGGCAAGTCGACCCTCCTCTCCCTCCTCGCCGGCCTTGCGCTTCCCGCGGCCGGAACGATCTCGGTCGACGATCGGCCGCCGCGGGGGGTGGAGGTCGGGTGGGTTGCTGAGTTTCCCGACCAGAGTCTTCTTTTCACCAGGGTCTACGACGAGGTGGCCGGGCCCTCGCGGTTTGCTCATCTCCCGTGCGCCGAGGTGGCGCGACGGGTCGACGAGGCCGCGGCCCTCGTCGGGATCGAGTCTCTCCTCCCCCGCACCTTCAGGGAACTCTCCGGGGGAGAGCGCGCCCTCGTCGCCCTTGCGACCGCCCTCTCCTCCCGGCCCGAACTCCTGGTCCTCGACGAGTTCGACTCGCACCTCGACGCCGAGACCGTCGGGAAGGTCGGCGAGGCGCTCGCCGCGTCGGGCGCCCGGTACTCTGTCAGGTGTACCCAGGATATGGAGACGGCGGCCTCCGCCGACATGGTCCTCTATCTCCAGGGGGGAAAGGTGCGGCATGCCGGCCCTCCCGACCAGGTCTTTTCGGCGTTGAAGGAAACCTGCTTCTACCCGTACTCACGGAGGATGCGCGATGCAGGTTGTCTGTGAAGACGTGCGCTTTACGAGAGGAGAGTTCACCCTCTCGTGCACCGGCACCTTTTGCCCGGGTCTCCACTTCGTCACCGGCCGGGTCGGGAGCGGGAAGACCACGCTTGCCCTCCTCCTTGCCGGACTCCTCGATCCCCTCTCCGGCAGGGTGCGCCGGGACGAGGTGGAGCGTCTCACCCTCTCCTTCCAGAACCCCGAATACCATGTGACCGGGGCGACGGTCAGGGCCGAGATCAGATCGTACGGTGTCGACGCCGCCGGGGTCGCCGCCGGGGTCGGGCTTACCGACCGCCTGGACGACGATCCCTTCGCCCTCTCGCGGGGCGAACTGAAACGTCTCCACCTCGCTTCCCTCCTCGCCGGTGAGTACGATCTTCTGGTCCTCGACGAGCCCTTCAGTTCCCTGGACTGCATCCAGAAACACCGGCTCTGTCGCGCCCTCGAAACGCGGCGCGGCGGGATCACCATCATCTTCACCCACGAACGCCAGGTGCTCCCCGCGGTCGACCATCTCTGGGAGGTCGAGGAGGGACAGGTGCTCGACCTCGGGGCGGTGCCCGAAGCGCTCGCGCGCTGGCGGCACGCCCCGCAGTATCTCAAAGAGGCGCGTGCGCGCGGGGACGCACCCGAGAACATCACCTTCAGAGACGCCATGGAGGCACGATGCAGGACGCGCGACTGAGACTTCTCTGCACCTTCGTCCTCTCCATTGCGGCCTTCCACTCGGTCGCGGGTGCGGCCCTCGTCTATCTCTGGTGGCTTGCCTTCAGCAGACGGACCGCCTCCCTCCCCTCCCCGCGGACGGTCGGGATGATCCTCCTCACCCTCGGGCTCACCGCCCTGGTGACGGAGTTCACCGGGGGAGACGGGATCTCGTATTTCTTCAGGCTTTTTGCAGTATTTCTCGTCGCCTTCTGGGCATACCGCGAGCGGGAGCCCGGCGAACTCCTCGCGGTCGGGACCGCACTCTTCGGCCGCGGCCCGGGTTTTGACCTCGGACTTGCCGGTGAGATGGGCGTGGAGGCCCTCGCCTCCCTGGAGACCGACATCGCCAGGACAAAGATGGCCCTCCAATTGAAGGGAAAAACCTGGGGTTTCCGGGCGCTGGTCCCCTTTGCCCTCACGGTCCTCCACGCACAGATGCGGCGCTCGACCGAACGTGCCGCTCTGCTTGCTGTGAGGGGATACCGGGGCGGGGGCTCGATCTGTCCTGAGTTCAGGCCTGATGCGGCCGGGTACGGCGCCGCAGCTCTCGCCTGTATGGTCTTTATTCTCTCATTTGTTCCCCTTGGTGATGTATTTATATGATCATGATGAAAAATTGAGAGGCTTATGGATGTTTGAGAGCCCCGAGGTATTCAGATGAGTGCAGCCAACCCTACACGAGTATATATTACCGATACAACGCTCAGGGATGCCCATCAATCGCTCATCGCCACCAGAATGAGGACCGAGGACATGCTCCCTCTGGCCCGCAAGATGGACGATGTGGGATTCTTCTCCCTTGAAGCATGGGGTGGTGCGACCTTTGACAGCGGTATCAGGTTCCTTAACGACGACCCCTGGGAACGGCTCAGGGACCTGAAAGCAGAGCTCGCAAAGACCCCGATCCAGATGCTGCTGCGGGGGCAGAACCTGGTAGGCTACCGGCACTATCCCGACGACGTCGTCGAGAAATTCGTCGACGCGGCGTACAAAAACGGCGTTGATATCTTCAGGGTCTTCGACGCCCTCAACGATATCAGAAATATGGAGAAGGCCTTCGCCTCGGTGAAGGCGCAGGGCGCCCATCTCCAGGGCACGATCTCGTACACGACGAGTCCGGTGCATACCACTGCGAAGTTCATCGAGATGGCCGAGGAACTGGCGGCCCATGACTGTGACTCGATCTGTATCAAGGACATGGCCGGGCTGATCATGCCCGAGGCGACCCGCAGCCTCATCTCCGGGATCAAGGAACGGGTCGACATCCCGATCTGTCTCCACTCGCACTCGACGAGCGGGATCGCCTCGATGAGTTACCAGGCGGCCATTGAGGCCGGGGTCGATATCCTGGACACGGCGATGTCGCCCTTCGCCCTCGGCACCTCTCAGCCCCCGACCGAGAGCGTGGTGGCCTCCCTCAAGGGCACGACGCGCGATACCGGGATCGATCTCCATGCGCTCAGAGCTGCAAGAGATCTCTGCCTCGGGCTCAGGGAGAAGTACGGCGGGCTCCTCGACCCCATCTCAGAGCGGGTGGACAGCGACGTGCTCGTCTACCAGTTGCCCGGCGGAATGATCTCGAACCTGGTCTCCCAGCTCAAGGAGCAGGACGCCCTCAACCGTCTCGACGAGGTGCTCGCCGAGATCCCGCGGGTGCGCGAAGATCTCGGTTACCCTCCCCTGGTCACCCCGACGAGCCAGATCGTGGGGACGCAGGCGGTCCTCAACGTCCTGATGGGAGCAGAGCGCTACTCCAACGTGACCAAGGAGGTCAAGGACTATGTCAGGGGGCTGTACGGGCGGCCGCCCGCCGCGATCTCCGGGGAGATCAGGGTCAGGATCATCGGCGACGAAGAGGTGATCACCGTGAGGCCGGCCGACCTGCTGGAGCCTGCCTACGAGAAGATGCGCGAGCAGGCCGAAAAGGACGGGCTGGTCAGGAAGGAGGAGGATGTCCTCACCTACATCCTGTACCCGGCGATCGCGCCCTCGTTCCTCAAGGGCGAGCGCAAACCCGAGCCCATCCCCGAAGCGGTCCAGGCAGTCCAGGCGGCGGCCGAGGTGCCGGGCTTCATGGAGGTCGAGGTCGACGGCGAGGTCTTCTCGGTGCGGATCCTCTCGGTCGAGGGGAGCGCGGTCGAGACGGCCGTCCCTGCCGTCGGCAAAGAGATCCCGAGAGGCGAGATCGCTGGCGGGGTCAAGTCCAACATGCAGGGCATGGTCCTTGAGGTGCGGGCGAGTGTCGGTGCAAAGGTGAAGAAGGGCGACGTCCTCCTGGTCCTGGAGGCGATGAAGATGGAGAACCCCATCTACGCCGCTGCAGACGGAAAGGTCGCCGAGATCTTCGTGGACGTCGGCGATGTCGTCCAGAACGGCGACGTGCTCATGGTGGTCGAGTAGACCGCCCCATCATCTCGTGAGGTTGTATGAGGTATTTTGAGAAGGTACTCATCGCGAACAGGGGCGAGATCGCGATCCGGGTGATGCGGGGGTGCCGCGAACTCGGGATCGAGACGGTGGCGGTCTACTCGACGCCGGACAAGAATGCCCTCCATGTGAAGTACGCCGACGAGGCGTTCTTCGTCGGCGAGGCGCCGCCCCAGAAGAGTTACCTGAATATGGAGCGGATCCTCGAGATCGCAAAGATGTCGGGGGCCGAGGCGGTCCATCCGGGCTATGGGTTCCTGGCCGAGAATGCGACGTTCGCGCGACGCGTCGAGGAGGAGGGGCTCACCTTCATCGGGCCGTCCTGGAAGACCATCGAGATGATGGGCTCGAAGATCGAGAGCAAGCAGGCGATGAAGGCGGCCGGCGTCCCGGTTCTTCCGGGGACCGAGGGCGGGGTGAAAAGTCTGGACGAGGCCGCAAAGGTCGCCGAAGAGATCGGGTACCCGGTCATCGTCAAGGCGAGCGCTGGCGGCGGTGGGATCGGGATGCACATCGTCAACTCGCCGGCAGAACTCGAGGAGGCGATCAAGGGGAGCATGAAGATCGCGGAGTCGGCCTTCGGCGATCCGACGGTCTTCATCGAGAAGTACCTGGTCAAGCCGCGTCACATCGAGTTCCAGGTGCTCGCCGACCGGTACGGCAACACGCTCCACCTGTACGATCGCGAGTGTTCGATCCAGCGCCGCCACCAGAAACTCGTCGAGGAGGCGCCCAGCCCCATCATGACCGATGAACTCCGCGAGCGGATGTCCGCCTCGGCGGTGACGGTCGCCAAGACTTCGGGCTACAAGAACGCGGGGACGGTGGAGTTCCTGTACGCCGACGGCGAGTATTATTTCATGGAGATGAACACCCGTCTCCAGGTCGAGCACACGATCACCGAGATGATCACCGGCATCGATCTCGTCAAGCAGCAGCTGGCGGTCGCGGCCGGGCTCGACCTCCCCTTCGGCCAGGAGGATGTCAGTATCCGCGGGCACGCGATCGAGTGCCGGATCAATGCGGAGGACCCGCTCAACAACTTCATGGCAGACCCCGGCAAGATCGTGCGGTACCGCTCGCCGGGCGGGCCGGGGATCAGGGTGGACTCGGGGATCCATATGGGCTATGCGATCCCGCCGAACTACGACTCGATGATCTCCAAACTCTGCGCCTGGGGGCAGACGAGGATGGAAGCGATCGAGCGGATGCGCCGGGCGATCTACGAGTATGTCATCCTGGGCGTGAAGACGACTCTCCCTCTCCACCATGCGATCATGCACAACCGCGAGTTCGTGCAGGGCAATACTCATACCCATTTCCTCAAGGAGGAGCATATTGCCCAGGCGCTCAGCCGCTCGCTGCGTGAGGAGGAGACACGCATGCAGACGCTGGCGGCGTCGTTGCGCCAGGGGAAAGAGATGGCGGCGATTTCGGCCGCGGTCAATGTCTACGTCAACCAGCGGCGGCGGGGATAGGCCTCGCCCCACAATAACCTTTATTAGTCCGTCCGTCCTTGTTATAATGCACTTAGGTGCAAACACTCATGCTGCGGTGGCCTAGTTGGTTAGGGCGCCAGACTCATAGGGTTTAGAGTGTCACGGAGCGCCCAGATCTGAGATATCTGGAGGTCGGGGGTTCGGATCCCCCTCGCAGCATCTTGAAGTCAATTATGGATCTTTTTATTGTGCAAGAGTATCCTGTCACTCCTACGGGTGCTCATCGTGCAACTGACTCGTATTTTCATGGTGACCGATGTCGCGCCATCGACCGCGCCAGCGTCTCCTCGTCGAGAGGCACCTGCATTTGCTGGCATCCTTTTCACGCACGACCCCATGCTCATCTTGTCGATTCTTCTGTTCGGCTTCCTCCTCTGGTCGTCCTTCGCGGCCACGATCTCCATGGTTCATGAGCTCGTGCCAACACAGATCGGCCTGATCTTGGGACATTTCATGGGGATCGCCATGGGTGCGGGCGGGATCGGCGGTTCGATCCCCGGCGTGATCACCGACCATTTCGGTCTGACGGCAACGCTTGCAACGTTCACCTAATTGTCTTTCTTGCGACGGTTCTGTTCGCCACGGTCGGGTATCCGTCGAAGAAAGACGGAACTGTGGAAGAGTGAAATCGTGAGGAGTCAGCCATCAATATAATCTATGGTGAGGTCCGGGGAGATTGAGAATCGCCGCTCATGTCTCTGCTCACAGATGGGACGCGTGCGTTTCAACTGGATACTGGAGAGAGTAAGGCCTAGGCTCCCCCGGAGAATTTTTTACCAAAAAAATTCCGCGAATGTGAGAAAGACTGTCCGGTAAAATCGGAGAAATAGTGCGAGGAGTGGGATTCGAACCCATGGACACCTTCGTGACCGGATCTTAAGTCTCATACATTCACATGGCACAGGACTCGGTAGTGCCCCAGAATAGAACTGAAAATCTATTTCAGAAAATCGGACCTAATTCCGTCGAGCAGTGACTTGTATTCATAGCAGAAACTCGCACAGAGAGAGTTTTTTTTGTTATCAGTTATTGCCTGGGGCACTACCGAAAATTCAATGAAAGAAATTATTGAAAGCGTAGATTATAAAGATCTTATCGCTCGATTGAAGAAGGATTTAGAGATCCAAAGTGGGTAACGTAGTTATTTGCATTTGAATTTTTCAAGATATCCAAGATTTTATATTCTATGATTTCAGCGAGATCGTTATCATATAATTTTCGGGCATTTTCCATTTAATGGGCATTGTTCGCAGTCGGGATTACTTGGTTTACACCACCCATTCCCAATTTCCCAGCAAACAGAATCATAAAATCCAGGATATTCGGGATATATTTTCTGGGCGATTTCAATGATCTCCTTGATTTTTGCATCCCTTGGAGCCAAACCCATTCTCTTGAAAACACGTTCAATATGCACATCACCAGAAACATCAATAGCACGATGATTCGGTAGCGGTAATTTGAAATCCCGGACGAGTACGTTTACCGCCATCGTAGAAATCTTCTGTCCCACTCTATGAAATTCCTGGAATCTTCTAATGACCGTCTTACAGTCAGGCTCGTCCCACGTCCAAATGTTGGATGCGTCATTATCATATTCAAAATGGATTTTTTGTATCGCAG contains:
- a CDS encoding ATP-binding cassette domain-containing protein; the protein is MITITGLRHQILSIPFLTLEEGYTAVIGQNGSGKSTLLSLLAGLALPAAGTISVDDRPPRGVEVGWVAEFPDQSLLFTRVYDEVAGPSRFAHLPCAEVARRVDEAAALVGIESLLPRTFRELSGGERALVALATALSSRPELLVLDEFDSHLDAETVGKVGEALAASGARYSVRCTQDMETAASADMVLYLQGGKVRHAGPPDQVFSALKETCFYPYSRRMRDAGCL
- a CDS encoding biotin--[acetyl-CoA-carboxylase] ligase, whose protein sequence is MNELTRKVLTTLEAAEGPVTPEALGKELGIPISSVTRQIKDLREAGYDIESSIDSGYHLVRVGDALTPEAIKKVLKTTVIGKEIVYYESTTSTNWAAKKLCAEQDAASLHGTMVIAGEQTGGFGRLGRAWASPKGGIWASVILTPALPIDSLPMIMMAASVAVARAIRRKYDLGALIKWPNDVYIGDKKVAGLILELSSEGDEVHYCLLGLGIDANVDLDELSPELQRMVTSISAELGHEVDRASLLAVIMREFESRYRILESGEFDPIIREWKSLSLTLDTRVSIRTMRKTFEGVAIDIDQHGALIIRRDNGRVEKVVAGDIAHL
- a CDS encoding biotin transporter BioY, which codes for MYGDERRSRIIAESAGFIALIAAGSWISFPFFPVPITLQTFFVLLSGAVMKRWAVVPATLYLVLGVLGLPIFHNGTAGLGVLLGPTGGYILGFIGAALVAGLAYEHASEKVRVAGLALATGVIYLFGIPWLALSTGMSAWAAVVGGMLLFLPGDAVKAAAAYLVARRLA
- the oadA gene encoding sodium-extruding oxaloacetate decarboxylase subunit alpha, yielding MSAANPTRVYITDTTLRDAHQSLIATRMRTEDMLPLARKMDDVGFFSLEAWGGATFDSGIRFLNDDPWERLRDLKAELAKTPIQMLLRGQNLVGYRHYPDDVVEKFVDAAYKNGVDIFRVFDALNDIRNMEKAFASVKAQGAHLQGTISYTTSPVHTTAKFIEMAEELAAHDCDSICIKDMAGLIMPEATRSLISGIKERVDIPICLHSHSTSGIASMSYQAAIEAGVDILDTAMSPFALGTSQPPTESVVASLKGTTRDTGIDLHALRAARDLCLGLREKYGGLLDPISERVDSDVLVYQLPGGMISNLVSQLKEQDALNRLDEVLAEIPRVREDLGYPPLVTPTSQIVGTQAVLNVLMGAERYSNVTKEVKDYVRGLYGRPPAAISGEIRVRIIGDEEVITVRPADLLEPAYEKMREQAEKDGLVRKEEDVLTYILYPAIAPSFLKGERKPEPIPEAVQAVQAAAEVPGFMEVEVDGEVFSVRILSVEGSAVETAVPAVGKEIPRGEIAGGVKSNMQGMVLEVRASVGAKVKKGDVLLVLEAMKMENPIYAAADGKVAEIFVDVGDVVQNGDVLMVVE
- a CDS encoding ATP-binding cassette domain-containing protein — its product is MQVVCEDVRFTRGEFTLSCTGTFCPGLHFVTGRVGSGKTTLALLLAGLLDPLSGRVRRDEVERLTLSFQNPEYHVTGATVRAEIRSYGVDAAGVAAGVGLTDRLDDDPFALSRGELKRLHLASLLAGEYDLLVLDEPFSSLDCIQKHRLCRALETRRGGITIIFTHERQVLPAVDHLWEVEEGQVLDLGAVPEALARWRHAPQYLKEARARGDAPENITFRDAMEARCRTRD
- a CDS encoding acetyl-CoA carboxylase biotin carboxylase subunit, which encodes MRYFEKVLIANRGEIAIRVMRGCRELGIETVAVYSTPDKNALHVKYADEAFFVGEAPPQKSYLNMERILEIAKMSGAEAVHPGYGFLAENATFARRVEEEGLTFIGPSWKTIEMMGSKIESKQAMKAAGVPVLPGTEGGVKSLDEAAKVAEEIGYPVIVKASAGGGGIGMHIVNSPAELEEAIKGSMKIAESAFGDPTVFIEKYLVKPRHIEFQVLADRYGNTLHLYDRECSIQRRHQKLVEEAPSPIMTDELRERMSASAVTVAKTSGYKNAGTVEFLYADGEYYFMEMNTRLQVEHTITEMITGIDLVKQQLAVAAGLDLPFGQEDVSIRGHAIECRINAEDPLNNFMADPGKIVRYRSPGGPGIRVDSGIHMGYAIPPNYDSMISKLCAWGQTRMEAIERMRRAIYEYVILGVKTTLPLHHAIMHNREFVQGNTHTHFLKEEHIAQALSRSLREEETRMQTLAASLRQGKEMAAISAAVNVYVNQRRRG
- a CDS encoding DUF2111 domain-containing protein; this translates as MDQYIISASSTSDDLLPMVMALHHLLGGLPVTARSRDVPGLRVEDKKVLDDRYTGPVLEAAIQGNELKKTVPRSGPYRGVPVVVAPVRDGTGTAIGAIGVVDITGIFDLATLMEHQSAILQQVCGKDPCPLPTESVAAKR
- a CDS encoding MFS transporter, which codes for MQLTRIFMVTDVAPSTAPASPRREAPAFAGILFTHDPMLILSILLFGFLLWSSFAATISMVHELVPTQIGLILGHFMGIAMGAGGIGGSIPGVITDHFGLTATLATFT